The nucleotide window CCTTACGCTGGCCTTCGTACTCCAGGAACTCGATATTCTGGTCGGCCTCGAACTCCCCGTCGTCCGGGGCGAGCATGGTGAACGTGTCGTACGTCTCCAGGTCCATCACCTGCACCTCGTCGTCGGCGACGGAGACGACCTGCCCCTTCTTCCGTTCGATGATCGGCACCCAGACCTTCGCGTCCACCGGCTGGGACAGCGTCCGTTTCTTCCCGTCGAACACGCCCTTCCCCTCGATGCGAGCCTTGGCGCTGCCGTGTTTGCCCGGCTTGGCCGTGCTGTAGCCGTCGATCTCGCACGGCGAGTCCTCCATCATGAGGTAGCTCCCCTCTTGGAGTTCGCGGACCTCCTTCTGTTCTCGTGGCATTCTATCCCGAGTTTCCGGCGGCGGCAGTATAAACGGTTTGATACCGCCGAAGGCGACCGGACCGCTTTTCTGCCGGCCTCGCCAACGCGAGAGCGTGTTGGCCGCCGAGCTGCACTGTCACTCCGCGCTGTCACACGACGGCCGCGACCCCGTCGAACTCCTGGTAGAACAGGCCGCGGCCGTCGGACTGGACGTGCTCGCCGTCACCGACCACGACGAGATCGACGCCAGCCGCGAAGCCGCCGCACTCGCCGAGGAGTACGGCCTCGTCGGTGTCGTCGGCACCGAGGTCTCCAGTGCGGCCGGGCACGTCCTCGGGCTCGGCGTCCGAGAGGCGATCCCCGCGGGACTCTCCTTCGACGAGACGCTCGACCGTATCCACGACGCCGGCGGCATCGCCGTCGTCCCACACGCCTACCAGAAGTCGCGCCACGGGGTCGCACCCCACATCACGGACGAACAACTCGCCCACGCCGACGCCATCGAGGTGTTCAACTCCAGGCTCCTCACCGGTCGCGGCAACCGGAAGGCCGAGGCGTTCGCCGTCGAACGCGGGCTGCCGGCCGTCGCCGGCAGCGACGCCCACGTCTCCGAGATGGTCGGACAGGCCGTCACCCAGATCGGCACGGACGAACGCACCCCCGAGGCGGTGTTGGACGCCGTCCACGAGGGGAAGACGAGCGTCGTCGGTCGACGGACCCCCTGGCACGTCTCGTTCCGGCAGGCCGCCGGAGGGGCGAAACGTCGGGTCCAGCGCCGACTCGGCGAACTCCTGTGAGTGACTCACGCCTCGACGGCGCCGCGCCCACGACCGTTCGCGGGGCGCTGGCGAGCGGCGACCCGTTGCCCGGCACCGTCGGCTTCGCCGGCCGGGTGGACGACTGTCTCGTCCGCGACGTGCTCGGTCGCCGGCCCGTCTTCGTCGACGCGACCGACCCCGAACGGTGGGCGTTCGACCCCACGGACCTGACCGACGCAGAGCTACTCCCGGCGGGCTGTCGGCTGCCCGTCGGGGAGCCCGTCGCCGCCGCCGAGAGCGTCTGGTCGCTGCCGGACCCCGACCCTCGCCGGCGGGAGGAGGCAGTCGCGGCCGTCGAGCGTACCGTCCACGAACGGGTGGTGACGGAGTCTGCGCCCGCTGCGGTCGCCTTCTCCGGCGGCGTCGACTCCGCCGTCGTCGCCGCCGGCCGTCCGGACGCGCCGCTGTACGTCGCCGGCTTCGAGGGCTGTCACGACGTGACAGCGGCCCACGAGGCCGCCACTGCCGCCGACCGTGCCGCCGACCTCCAGACGGTCGAACTGGACCACGAGACGCTCCGCGAGGCCGTCCGCGCGGTCGTCGCCGCGACCGGCCGGTCGAACCCGATGGACGTGAGCATCGCCGTCCCGTTGTTCTGTGTCGCCCGGCGGGCCGCCGCCGACGGCCACGACCGCCTGGCCGTCGGCCAGGGCGCAGACGAACTGTTCGGCGGCTACGCCAAGGTCCGGACGCCCGAGGAAGACGACCGCGTGGACGCGACGACCGTCCGCGGTGCTCGTCGGGAGACGGTGCTGTCGCTGCCGGACCAGCTCGCTCGTGACGTGGTGACGCTACGGGCCGCCGGCGTGGAGCCGGTCGCGCCGTTCCTCCACGACGACGTGATCGCGGCCGCGCTCCGACTCCCCGGCGACGCGCTCGTCGCCGACGGCGTCGGGAAGGTCGCGCTGCGCGAGACTGCCGACGGGGTCGTCCCGGAACCCGCCCGCGTCGCCGACAAGAAGGCCGTCCAGTACGGAACCTACGTCTCGCGGGAGTTGGACCGACTGGCGCGGCGTGCGGGGTTCAAGCGGCGTATGAACGACCACGTCGGGCGGTACGTCGCCGCGCTGACCGCGGGCGATCTCGATCGGGGGTGACTGGGTCGCTGGACGGTGGCGGTTGGACGCACGTCGGGGACGGTGAACACACCGAAAGACTACGCCCGTAGCGCAGTCACGGACGGGCGTGACCCCGGAACGACGAGACCGCCGTCGGTCACGCCGTCGACTCCTCGCTGCGCTCGGCGCATCCCTGTCGACTGGACTCGCCGGCTGCAACACAGGGACGGAGCGGTCGCGCACGGACACGTCGACGAACACGTGGACACGGCCGCCGACGGAGCCACCGACAGAAACGCCAACTCCGCTGGCGACGGACGACCCCACCGAGACGAGGGCGTCGCCGACGGCGCTGCCGGCAGTGTCGGGTGATACCGAACTCCTGTGGGAGGTCGCCGTCGGGAGCGGCGCGGAGGCGTACTCGCTCACGACCGACGACGGTCGGATCTTCCTCGCGGCGAACGACGGAGGACTGGTCAGACTCGGCGCGGACGGGCAAGTCGTCTGGGAAGCGCTCGACCGCTCGGAGTCGGTTCGGGCGTCACCGCTCGTCGACGGCGACACGGTGTACACGGCGGGCCGAACGGTGTTCGCCGTCTCGGCGGGGACGGGCGCGACACGGTGGACGGCCGGCGAGACGTACGGGTCAGTGGAACTGTTCTTGCGTGACGACACGCTGTACGCCGTCGGCGGCGGCGTGTTCGCCGTCGATCTCGACACGCACCGAGTCGAGAAACGGAGCGATGTTCCGACATCGCCGCAGTCGCTGGGGACGGTCGGTGCCACCGTCTTCGACGGGGTCGCCTACGTGGCCACAGATGGCGGACTGCTGATGAACCGCCGGCTGGCCGACGGCGAGCCGATCTGGCGGGAACGAACGTTCGGATACAGTAGCGTCACTCCGCCCGTCGCCGGCGACGAGACCCTGTTCGTCGGGACGGACGACGGAGTCCGAGCGGTCGACCCGGCGACCGGCGCGGATCGTTGGGTCGCGGCCGGCACCACGAGCGGCGACGCCCTCTCACAGCGCGTCACCGACGGAACACTGTACGGCTTCGGCGCCGGGACGCTCCACGCGGTGACGACCGACGGGACTGTCCAGTGGTCGACGCCCGTCAAGGCGAAGTACGGGGTCGACCTCGCCGTCGGCGACGACCGCGTGTTCCTGGCGACCGCCGACCGCGTCACCGCGTTCGACCGGGCGACCGGGCGACAGCAGTGGCGCGTGACGTTCGGCGGCGGGGAGTTCGGCAGTGTCGAGTCGGTCGCGTTCCTGCCGGACCCGCCGGTCGTCGTCGTCGTCAGCCGGGCCGACGCCGTCGGACTCCGGGCGTGAGTTTCACCCCTCGACGGCCCGAATCGCCTCCAGCCCGATCTCGACGGTGTCGCGGTCGAGGTCGGCGTCGCGCAGTTCTGGCGCGGTGTACCACGTCCAGGCCGTCGCCGGCTCTTCGCCGTCTGCGGGGTCGATCTCCCGACTGTCGGCCTGGGCGAAGAAGACGTGATCGACGTGTTGGTGGCTCACGAAGCCGTCGTCGTGGACGTTCACGTCGTACAACATCGTGTGTCTGGGCGTCGGGAGCGTCTCGCCGTTGGGCGCCGGGACGGCGTCCGTGTCGTCGACGAGCGTCGGCTCCAAGCCAGTCTCCTCGCGCACTTCGCGGAGCCCACACTCGTGGGGGAGTTCGTCGCGCTCTACGTGGCCGCCGGGCGGAATCTCGATCCCGAGGCCAGGGTGTTCGTGTAAGGCGACCGCGCCGTCGGAGACGACGTAGACGGTCGCGGTGTGGTGGCGTGTCGTCTCCACGACCGGACGTAGACGGCGGCAGTAATGCGTCTTGGGGAGACGGTACCACCCCCACCCAGTGTCAGGGCATCTGGACCTTCTCTTCGGCCTCCAACAGCTCGTGGTAGCGGTTGCGGATCGTCACCTCGGAGATGTTCGCCACCTCGCTCACCTCGCTCTGGGTCACCTTCTCGTTGGTGAGCAGGGAGGCGGCGTAGACGGCCGCAGCGGCGAGTCCGACCGGGGACTTCCCGGAGTGGACCCCCTGTTCTTTCGCCGTCGATAGGAGCTGACGGGCGCGTCGCTCGGACTCCTCGGACAGTTCCAGATCGGAGGCGAATCGCGGGACGTAGCTCTCCGGGTCCGCCGGCTGGATCTCCAGGTTGAGCTCCCGGACGATGTAACGGTACGTCCGGGCGATCTCGTCTTTCTCCACCCGCGAGACGTTGGCGATCTCGTCGAGAGACCGGGGCGTGCCGGCCTGCCGGGCGGCGGCGTACAGCGAGGAGGTGGACACCCCCTCGATGGAGCGGCCGGGCAGCAGGTCCTCGTCTAAGGCGCGCCGGTAGATGACGGAGGCCGTCTCCCGGACGTTCTCCGGGAGCCCCAGGGCCGACGCCATCCGGTCGATCTCCCCCAGCGCCTGCTTCAGGTTCCGTTCCTTCGAGTCACGGGTGCGGAACCGCTCGTTCCAGGTACGGAGCCGTTGCATCTTCTCGCGCTGTCGGCTGGACAGCTGCTTGCCGTAGGCGTCCTTGTCCTGCCAGCCGATGTTCGTCGACAGCCCCTTGTCGTGCATCATGTTGGTCGTCGGGGCACCGACACGGGACTTCTCGTCTTTCTCCTTGGCGTCGAACGCGCGCCACTCCGGCCCGCGGTCGATCTCGTCTTCCTCCACGACGAGCCCACAGTCCCGACACAGGGTCTCGCCGCGCTCGGAGTCGTTCACTAGGTTCCCGCTACACTCCGGACACTCCAACGTCTCCTCTTCCTCGTCCGACTCCTCTCGCTCGGTGTCGCGTTGGCTCCCTCGGGTGCGGGTTCGCTCGCTCGTGTAGTTGCGGACGTTCTCACTCATGATTGACTGGGTGGGGTGGTGCCGTCGGGAGAGAAACTGCTCCCTCCTTGTCTCACCGTAGACAGTTACTGGGGCGACAGCCTTATGAATCTGACGTATGATTCCATCTAACACCCCAGTTGTAATTGCCAGACGGCGTCGGGGCGATTCTGGCGGCTACAAGAGGATTTCGGACCCTCTCGAGAGTCACGGGGTTTCCCGCCGCCCTCCGGCGGTTCTCGCCACACTGAGGCGAGATCTGACCCCGCGCAAACTATCGAAAGCGATAATGGTGTGAGGCCACACTGGCGGCAGGGTCGTCGCCCGTCGACGGCGGTGGTCGGGTCGTCGCCCGTCGGCGGCATCGAAACGCTTACTCGCCGGACGGGCGACGCTGTGGGTATGAGCGAGACGCCGGCAGACGGCGACGGGGTCGTCACCGCCGACGACGTGCGCCATGTCGCCGACCTGGCACGGGTGGACTTAGCCGACGAGGAGGTCGCCGAGTTCACCGAGCAGTTCGGCGAGATTCTCGACTACTTCGCGGCCCTAGACGAGGTCCCGGAGACGGACGCCGAGCCGGACCTGGTCAACGTGATGCGGGCCGACGAGGTCCGGGAGGGGCTGGATCGAGAGGCGGCGCTGTCGAACGCACCGGAGTCGGAGGCGGGCTACTTCCGTGGCCCGCGGGTGTCGTAGATGTCGGCAGACGAGTTCGACGCCTTCCTGGCGCAGACGACGGTCGAGGGCGCGGACGACGGCCCGCTCGCCGGCCGGACGGTCGCAGTCAAGGACAACATCTCGACGGCCGGCGTGGCGACGACGTGTGGCTCTGCGATGCTCTCGGAGTACGAGCCGCCGTTCGACGCGACCGTCGTAGAACGCCTGAAGGAGGCCGGGGCCACCCTCGTCGGCAAGACCAACATGGACGAGTTCGGGATGGGCGGGACGACGGAGACGTCCGCGTTCGGCCCGACGAAGAACCCGGTGGACCCCGACCGGGTCCCCGGGGGTTCGTCGGGCGGCTCCGCGGCCGCCGTCGCCGCCGGCGAGGCCGACCTCGCGCTCGGCACGGACACCGGCGGCTCCGTCCGCAACCCCGCAGCGTTCTGTGGAGTCGTCGGGCTCAAGCCCACCTACGGGCTCGTCTCCCGGTACGGGCTGATCGCGTACGCCAACTCCCTCGAACAGGTCGGCCCCATCGCCGACAGCGTCGCCGACACCGCCGCACTCCTGGACGTGATCGCCGGCCCGGACGAGCGTGACGCCACCACTCGCTACGACGCCGCCGACGGCGGCCCCGACGACCACCCCGCGGAGACGACGACGTACGCCGACGCCGTCGCCCCCGACGCCGCCGACTTCACTGTCGGGCTGCCGACGGAACTCGTTGAGGGCGCAAGCGACCCCGTCCGGGAGACGTTCACCGACGCCGTCGACGCCCTCCGCGACCGCGGCGTCGACACGGTCGAGGTGTCGCTCCCGTCCGTCGAGCACGCCGTCCAGGCGTACTACGTGATCGCCACGAGCGAGGCCTCCTCGAACCTCGCCCGCTTCGACGGCGTCCGCTACGGTCCCGACACGGACGCGGACGGGGACTGGAACGAGCAGTTCGCCGCCGTCCGCGAGGACGGGTTCGGGCCGGAGGTGAAGCGTCGGGTCCTGCTGGGGACGTTCGCGCTGTCTGCGGGCTACCACGACCAGTACTACGAGAAGGCCCAGGACGCACGCGCCTGGGTGAAGCAGGACTTCGACGAGGCGCTGTCGGAGGCGGACGTGTTGGCGACGCCGACGATGCCGGTCGTCCCGCCCGAGCGCGGCGAGAGCCTGGACGACCCGCTCCAGCTGTACCTGATGGACGCCAACACGGTCCCGGTGAACCTGGCGAACCTCCCGGCGATCTCCGTGCCCGCCGGCACCGCCGACGGGCTGCCGGTCGGCTGTCAGTTCGTCGGGCCCGCGTTCGGCGAGCCGGCGATCATCCGGGCCGCCAGCGCGCTGGAGGACGCCGTCGCCTGACGCGACACACACCCCAACGTACAATACGTCTCGAACGACACACGACGAGCGTGTCAAACACGCTCTGGCGGCTGTTCGACCCTGCCGTGTTCGCCACCGGCACGTTCGGCGTCGCGCTGACGCTGTTCGTCGTCGGCGCCGGTCGCCCCGCTCTGATCGCGCTCGTCGTCGGCTGGTTCCTCCTCACTCCGTTGTCGGGCGTCCTCAAAGAGGAGGTGTTCGACGAGGAGTTGGACGAGGCCGCCAACTCCGTGTCGAACGCCGCCGAGGTCGAGACGGACGCGGACGACCCCCTCGAACGACTCCGCGAGCGCTACGCGGCCGGCGAGATCGACGAGGCCGAGTTCGAGCGCCGGCTGGACGCCCTGATCGAGACGGAGGACGCCGACCCCGAGACCGCCCGCGACCGACTCGACCGGACGCCCGCGGACGGCGGCCTCGACGACCTAGACATGTCCGACCTGGACGAGGCGACGGACGACGACCTAGACATGTCCGACCTGGACGAGGCGACGGACGACGACCTAGACATGTCCGACCTGGACGAGGCGACGGACGACGACCTAGACATGTCCGACCTGGACGAGGCGACGGACGACGACCTAGACATGTCCGACCTGGACGAGGCGACGGACGACGGGCGAGACCGGGAACTGGAGCGGGAGTGAACGGAGGAGAGACAGTCAGCGGAACAGCGACCGAAGCCGACCGGCCACACTCTTGATTCGGCCGTTCACCGGGTCCTTCAGGTCCGTCCCGTACGTCTCACGGCGTTCCTCGTCCGTTCGGTCGGCCGTGTAGATGGCGAACCCGCTCTGGTCGGACGCCTCCCTCTCTTTCGCGTCGTTACGGCTCATACCACGACATCGTTCTCCTTTCGTCATAAGAGTATCCCAACTTTCTCGCTGTACTCGGTCGCCAGGTTGCAGACTCGTGTGTTCTTGATCTCGATCTCGCTCGTCGCTCGCTCCTCTGGGATGTCGAGCACGTCTGTCACCTCGGACTCGGAGTCGATCACGAAGACTGCTGCCGGGTTCGCCTCCGCAGGGTCGTCGTTCGGTCGGTACACCGGGGTGCCGATTATCACCTGGAGGTGGTCTGTCGCGTTGTCCTGTCTCGGCGTCGTCTCGAAGCCGTCCGGCCACTCCCCTCGCCGCTCTCTGACTGCGATCTGCTGTTTCCCCTGTCGGTAGACTGCGCCGGCACAGCCCTGCCCGGGCTTGAACTCGAGTTCGAGTTCGTCTGGACGGTACTCTCCCCGGTCTGCAGTGAAGCTGATCTCCAGTCTGTCGTCCCCGACCACCCCTCCGGCAGTTGGTCGCATGACGTTGCACCTGACCTCGACGTCGTCACCAGCGACGCTCTCGATTTCTTCGCCCGCCTTCCCGAGGTAGTCGTCGAAGAAGGTACTCAGCTGTTGGTCTCGCTTCTGTACCGGGGGGCGGTATGTGAGGTAGTACTGTGTACCGAGGACGACTCCCAGGGAGACGGTTGCCAGCCCGGCAGCCACCCACCCAATCCCGACGAACCCCAGGACTCCGATCAGGACACCTGTGAAGTTCACGACGACGTTCGCCAAGAACTTCTTCGTCGACTGGCGGACGCTCTCCGGTAACATCTCTTCTTCCCTCGCCGGTTGCTTTCGATTTGATTTCAGTTTTTGCATACGAACTGTGGCCAAGTGACAGGATCTGTCACACCCAGAAGGCCAACGCATACGTCGGTGGCGCGAGACCGGCCGGTGTGCAACGAGACACGCGTGTCGGCGTCGACGTGGGCGGGACGTTCACGGACCTGGTGACGGTCGGGGACGACCGCGTCCGGGTCGACAAGGTGCCGTCGACGCCGGACGCGCCCGAGACGGGGGTGTTGGACGGGCTGGCGGGGCTGTCGGTCGACACGGAGCGGATCGGCTTCCTGGGCCACGGGACGACCGTCGCAACGAACGCGGTGTTGGAGGGCACCTGGGCCGACACGGCGCTCGTGACGACCGCGGGGTTCCGGGACGCCGTCGAGATCGGCAGACAGACCCGCCCGGACATCTACGACTTCCGGGCCTCGAAGCCCGAGCCGGTCGTCCCACGGGACCGTCGCCACGAGGTGCCCGAACGGATCGACGAGCGGGGGTCGGTGTTGGAGGCGTTAGACGAGTCGGCCGTCCGGGCGCTGGCGCAGGACCTCGCGGCCGCCGAGACGGACGCCGTCGCCGTCGCGTTCCTGTTCGCGTTCGAGAACCCCAGCCACGAGCGCCGGGTGCGGGAACTGCTGCGCGAGGAGGGAGTGACGGCCGCAGTGTCGCTGTCGTCGGACGTGTTGCCGGAGATCCGCGAGTACGAGCGCTCCGTGACGACCGCGCTCAACGCCGGGCTCGTCCCGGTGGTCGACGACTACGTCGCCGCAGTCGCCGACGGGATCGACCGACTGGGAGTCGCGGCGCCGCTCCGGCTGATGGGCTCGGACGGCGGGCTCGTGACCGCGGCGACCGCCCGCGAGCGACCCGTCGAGACGTTACTCTCCGGGCCGGCGGCGGGCGTCCGCGGGGCCGCACACGTCGCCGGCGAGGCCGGGTCGCCTCCGGGGGGGACGGCGACGGCCGAGTCGACCCGCGGCTACGACGACCTCTTGACGATGGACGTCGGCGGCACGTCGTGTGACGTGTCACTCGTCCGCGACGGCGAGCCGTTGGTGTCGACAGAGACGAGCGTCGGCGACTACCCGGTCGCGGTGCCGTCCGTCGACGTCCACACCGTCGGCGCCGGCGGCGGCTCCGTCGCCCGGGTGGACGACGGCGGCGCGCTCCGGGTGGGGCCCGACTCCGCCGGTGCCGACCCCGGGCCAGTGTGCTACGGCCGCGGCGGGACGGAGCCGACCGTCACGGACGCCCACTTCCTGCTGGGGCGGATCGACCCCGGGGCGTTCCTCGGCGACGACGTAGCCGCCGACCGCGAGGCCGTCCGGGCGGCGTTCGAGCCGTTGGCCGAGGAGCTAGGCCGGTCCGTCCGAGGCGTCGCCGAGGGGGTGCTGGCGGTCGCGGACGCCGAGACGGAGCGGGCGCTACGTGTCGTCTCCGTCGAGCGGGGTCACGACCCTCGGGAGCTGGCGTTGGTCGCGTACGGCGGCGCCGGGCCGTTGCACGCGACTGCCGTCGCCGACCGACTAGACGTGCCGACGGTGATCGTCCCCCGCGCTGCCGGCGTCCTGTCCGCGCTGGGGCTGCTCGTCGCCGACGTGACGACGGACCGCTCGGCGTCGATGGTCCGGCCGTTGACGGCGGTCGACGCCGACCGGCTCCGAGAGACGTTCGCCAGACTGGAGTCGGAGGGGCGGGACCGACTCGCCGGCGCGGAGCGGGCGACCGAGGACGTGCGGATCGAGCGCTCGCTCGACCTCCGGTACGAGGGTCAGTCGTTCGAGCTCCAGGTGCCGGCGCCGGACCCCGCCGAGACGGCGCCGGCGGCGTTCCGGGAGACCGTCCGCGAACGGTTCCACGAACGGCACCGGCAGCGCTACGGCCACGCGGAGTCGGGCGAGCCGGTGGAACTGGTCACCGTCAGGCTGCGGGCACGCGGCGTGGTCGAGCCGCCGACGCTGTCGCCGGGCGACCGGGCCGCGACCGTCGGCGACGCCGTCCGTGGGTCACGGTCCGTCGTCTTCGACGGCACGGACCGCGAGACGACGGTGTACGACCGCGAACGGCTCCCCGTCGGCGGGGAGTTCGACGGGCCGGCCGTCGTCGCCGGCGGCGAGAGCACGCTCGTCGTCCACCCCGGCCAGACGGCTCGGGTGGACGACCGCGGCAACCTCGTCGTCGCGGTGGACGGGGGTGTGTCGGCGTGAGCGACCGGAGCGACGCAGGTGGCGACGAGGACGCCACCGGAGTCGACTCGGTGACGCTGTCCGTGATCCGCAACGGGCTGGAGGCGGTCGCCGAGGAGATGAACGCCGATCTCGTTCGGACGGCCTACTCCCCGAACGTGACGGAGCGACGGGACTGCTCGACGGCGTTGTTCGACGCCGACGGCGAGATGGTCGCACAGGCGGAGACGATCCCGGTCCACCTCGGCGCGATGCCGTTCTCCGTCGCGGCCGCGGTGGAGGCGTTCCCGCGGTCGGAACTCCGGCCGGGCGACTCGATCCTCCTGAACGACCCGTTCCGCGGCGGCGCCCACCTCCCGGATCTCACGCTCGTGACGCCGATCTTCGACCGGCCGGGCGACGAGATCGTCGCCTTTGCCGCCAACCGTGCACACCACGCCGACGTGGGAGGCACGACCGGGGGCAGCGTCGGAGCGACGACGACGGAGATCTACCAAGAGGGACTGCGGGTCCCGCCGGTGAAGTACGAGGTCGGCGAGGGGCGCACCACCGGGCCGGAGGGACAGCCCCGCGCCGACTCTGTCGTCGCCGAGGACGTACAGGCGTTGCTGCTGGCGAACGTCCGGACGCCGGACGAGCGCCGTGGGGACCTCCGGGCCCAGACGGCCGCGAACGCGACCGGTCGACGCCGCTACCACGACCTCTTGGCGGAGCACGGCGACACCCTGTCGCGGGCGACGAGCGCGATCCAGGACTACTCCGAGCGACGGATGCGGGCGGCGCTGGCGGAGCTGCCGGACGGTCGCTTCGAGTTCGAGACACACCTGGAAGACGACGGCCGCGGCAACGGCCCGCTCCCGATCCGGGTCGCGGTCGTGATCGACGACACGGACGTGACCGTCGACTTCGCCGGCACGGCCGACCAGACGGACGGACCGGTCAACGCCGTCCGGGCAGTGACGGCGTCGGCGACGTACTACGCGCTCCGGTGCGTGACGGACCCGGAGATCCCGCCAAACGCGGGCTGTTACCGACCGATTCGGATCGAGACGCCGACCGGGAGTCTCGTCGACGCCGAGCCGCCCGCGGCGGTCGTCGGCGGCAACTTAGAGACCTCACAACGGGTCGTCGACTGCGTGTTCGGCGCGCTCGCCGAGGCCGACCCGACGGCCGTGCCGGCGGCCGGCCAGGGGACGATGAACAACGTCACCTTCGGCGGGACCGACCCCCGACCCGACCGTGACGGGGAGTACGCCTTCTACGAGACGGAGGCCGGCGGCGCCGGTGCCCACGCCGGCGGCGACGGCGACGACGCCGTCCACGTCCACATGTCGAACACGCTCAACACGCCGGCGGAGGTGGTCGAGACCGCCTACCCCCTCCGCGTCGAGCGGTACGCGCTCCGCCCCGACACCGGCGGCGCCGGCCGCCACCGCGGGGGGCTGGGGCTCCGCCGGGACGTGCGCGTCCGCGACCACGCCGCACGGTGTAGTCTGTTGGCCGAGCGCCGGACGAGCCGCCCGTACGGTCTCGGCGGCGGCGAGCCCGGCGCGACCGGGGGGGCCGCCCTCGTCGACGACGACGGCCGAGACCTGGAGTCGCTGCCGGCCAAGACCACGCTGGAGCTCGACCCCGGGAGCGTCGTCAGCGTCCGGACGCCCGGTGGCGGCGGCTTCGGCGACCCCGAAGACCGCGACCCGGCGGCCGTCGTCCGCGACCTCCGTCTGGGGAAGCTGTCCGTCGACCGAGCGCGAGAGGTGTACGGGATCGACGCCGACGATGTCGTCGCCGCCGAGACGGGGTCGGGAACGGGCGGCGGTACGGTGGGCAGCGACGAGGGAGACGACGGCGAAGAGTGAGTCGTGGGTGAGCGGGGTTCGGCGTCGGGGTGTAGCTCGTCGCGTGTGTCACCGAGCGTGACTGC belongs to Halobaculum sp. MBLA0143 and includes:
- a CDS encoding translation initiation factor IF-5A, translating into MPREQKEVRELQEGSYLMMEDSPCEIDGYSTAKPGKHGSAKARIEGKGVFDGKKRTLSQPVDAKVWVPIIERKKGQVVSVADDEVQVMDLETYDTFTMLAPDDGEFEADQNIEFLEYEGQRKVVG
- a CDS encoding PHP domain-containing protein; the encoded protein is MLAAELHCHSALSHDGRDPVELLVEQAAAVGLDVLAVTDHDEIDASREAAALAEEYGLVGVVGTEVSSAAGHVLGLGVREAIPAGLSFDETLDRIHDAGGIAVVPHAYQKSRHGVAPHITDEQLAHADAIEVFNSRLLTGRGNRKAEAFAVERGLPAVAGSDAHVSEMVGQAVTQIGTDERTPEAVLDAVHEGKTSVVGRRTPWHVSFRQAAGGAKRRVQRRLGELL
- a CDS encoding asparagine synthase C-terminal domain-containing protein, with the translated sequence MSDSRLDGAAPTTVRGALASGDPLPGTVGFAGRVDDCLVRDVLGRRPVFVDATDPERWAFDPTDLTDAELLPAGCRLPVGEPVAAAESVWSLPDPDPRRREEAVAAVERTVHERVVTESAPAAVAFSGGVDSAVVAAGRPDAPLYVAGFEGCHDVTAAHEAATAADRAADLQTVELDHETLREAVRAVVAATGRSNPMDVSIAVPLFCVARRAAADGHDRLAVGQGADELFGGYAKVRTPEEDDRVDATTVRGARRETVLSLPDQLARDVVTLRAAGVEPVAPFLHDDVIAAALRLPGDALVADGVGKVALRETADGVVPEPARVADKKAVQYGTYVSRELDRLARRAGFKRRMNDHVGRYVAALTAGDLDRG
- a CDS encoding PQQ-binding-like beta-propeller repeat protein, coding for MSGDTELLWEVAVGSGAEAYSLTTDDGRIFLAANDGGLVRLGADGQVVWEALDRSESVRASPLVDGDTVYTAGRTVFAVSAGTGATRWTAGETYGSVELFLRDDTLYAVGGGVFAVDLDTHRVEKRSDVPTSPQSLGTVGATVFDGVAYVATDGGLLMNRRLADGEPIWRERTFGYSSVTPPVAGDETLFVGTDDGVRAVDPATGADRWVAAGTTSGDALSQRVTDGTLYGFGAGTLHAVTTDGTVQWSTPVKAKYGVDLAVGDDRVFLATADRVTAFDRATGRQQWRVTFGGGEFGSVESVAFLPDPPVVVVVSRADAVGLRA
- a CDS encoding NUDIX domain-containing protein; translated protein: METTRHHTATVYVVSDGAVALHEHPGLGIEIPPGGHVERDELPHECGLREVREETGLEPTLVDDTDAVPAPNGETLPTPRHTMLYDVNVHDDGFVSHQHVDHVFFAQADSREIDPADGEEPATAWTWYTAPELRDADLDRDTVEIGLEAIRAVEG
- a CDS encoding transcription initiation factor IIB family protein — translated: MSENVRNYTSERTRTRGSQRDTEREESDEEEETLECPECSGNLVNDSERGETLCRDCGLVVEEDEIDRGPEWRAFDAKEKDEKSRVGAPTTNMMHDKGLSTNIGWQDKDAYGKQLSSRQREKMQRLRTWNERFRTRDSKERNLKQALGEIDRMASALGLPENVRETASVIYRRALDEDLLPGRSIEGVSTSSLYAAARQAGTPRSLDEIANVSRVEKDEIARTYRYIVRELNLEIQPADPESYVPRFASDLELSEESERRARQLLSTAKEQGVHSGKSPVGLAAAAVYAASLLTNEKVTQSEVSEVANISEVTIRNRYHELLEAEEKVQMP
- the gatC gene encoding Asp-tRNA(Asn)/Glu-tRNA(Gln) amidotransferase subunit GatC encodes the protein MSETPADGDGVVTADDVRHVADLARVDLADEEVAEFTEQFGEILDYFAALDEVPETDAEPDLVNVMRADEVREGLDREAALSNAPESEAGYFRGPRVS
- the gatA gene encoding Asp-tRNA(Asn)/Glu-tRNA(Gln) amidotransferase subunit GatA, with amino-acid sequence MSADEFDAFLAQTTVEGADDGPLAGRTVAVKDNISTAGVATTCGSAMLSEYEPPFDATVVERLKEAGATLVGKTNMDEFGMGGTTETSAFGPTKNPVDPDRVPGGSSGGSAAAVAAGEADLALGTDTGGSVRNPAAFCGVVGLKPTYGLVSRYGLIAYANSLEQVGPIADSVADTAALLDVIAGPDERDATTRYDAADGGPDDHPAETTTYADAVAPDAADFTVGLPTELVEGASDPVRETFTDAVDALRDRGVDTVEVSLPSVEHAVQAYYVIATSEASSNLARFDGVRYGPDTDADGDWNEQFAAVREDGFGPEVKRRVLLGTFALSAGYHDQYYEKAQDARAWVKQDFDEALSEADVLATPTMPVVPPERGESLDDPLQLYLMDANTVPVNLANLPAISVPAGTADGLPVGCQFVGPAFGEPAIIRAASALEDAVA
- a CDS encoding SHOCT domain-containing protein, with translation MSNTLWRLFDPAVFATGTFGVALTLFVVGAGRPALIALVVGWFLLTPLSGVLKEEVFDEELDEAANSVSNAAEVETDADDPLERLRERYAAGEIDEAEFERRLDALIETEDADPETARDRLDRTPADGGLDDLDMSDLDEATDDDLDMSDLDEATDDDLDMSDLDEATDDDLDMSDLDEATDDDLDMSDLDEATDDGRDRELERE